The Flavobacterium faecale genome has a segment encoding these proteins:
- a CDS encoding aldose 1-epimerase family protein, whose protein sequence is MKTTLENANLTVQIKSMGAELVSIKDINNKEYIWEGNPDFWGKHSPVLFPIVGALKNDSYLCNGKEYKMSRHGFAREMEFKLIEKTNKKAVFSIESNATTLEKYPFAFELQIIYTLEVKNLHVGYKVMNHNDFEMPFSIGAHPAFALPNKFEEYSLQFSDQESLAYHLLEDNLIADSTKELPLDNKNSVALQYSLFENDALIFKTIGSKTLSIIENNTAFLRVQYNDFPSLGIWTMVNAPFLCIEPWLGYADTIDTNGNIFEKEGILKLAANETFASQYTIEIV, encoded by the coding sequence TTGAAAACAACACTAGAAAACGCAAATTTAACGGTTCAAATTAAGTCTATGGGTGCCGAGTTGGTCTCTATTAAAGACATAAATAACAAAGAATACATCTGGGAAGGCAACCCTGACTTTTGGGGCAAACATTCACCTGTACTTTTTCCAATTGTAGGCGCTCTTAAAAACGATAGTTATTTGTGTAACGGCAAGGAGTACAAAATGTCACGACATGGTTTTGCACGTGAAATGGAATTTAAGCTCATCGAAAAAACGAACAAAAAAGCAGTATTTTCTATTGAATCGAATGCTACTACGCTTGAAAAATATCCTTTTGCTTTTGAATTGCAAATTATATATACCTTAGAAGTTAAAAATCTCCATGTTGGTTATAAAGTAATGAACCATAATGATTTTGAAATGCCCTTCTCTATTGGCGCACATCCTGCCTTTGCCTTACCAAACAAATTTGAGGAATATTCATTGCAATTTAGCGATCAAGAATCCCTTGCATATCATTTACTCGAAGACAATTTAATAGCAGATAGCACCAAAGAGCTTCCATTAGACAACAAAAATAGTGTCGCATTGCAATATTCATTATTCGAAAATGATGCGCTTATTTTTAAAACAATAGGTTCGAAAACATTGAGTATAATCGAAAACAATACTGCATTCTTGCGCGTTCAGTACAACGATTTTCCTAGCTTAGGAATCTGGACGATGGTTAACGCACCATTTTTATGCATTGAACCGTGGTTAGGTTATGCTGATACGATAGACACGAACGGAAATATTTTCGAAAAAGAAGGCATTTTAAAATTGGCTGCCAACGAAACTTTTGCATCGCAATATACTATTGAAATCGTTTAA